Proteins encoded together in one Penaeus vannamei isolate JL-2024 chromosome 9, ASM4276789v1, whole genome shotgun sequence window:
- the LOC113807380 gene encoding box C/D snoRNA protein 1: MMTDIQEKDNISSRLGMCSVCAHTAAKYTCPRCGVKTCSLPCVKSHKKDAGGCSGVRDKTVMVHKEDMDNLTLLSDYRFLEEIDHKLEDNQRHPLRRYIVPRQIKGKPELPFFLNNLRNEAAKRGTTLRFLPNHFSKHKENSTRFIAKEGIIRWHIKWVFHQADITFTNTQVDENIPIITLLAHYMEPSDALTPQETEKLAYYHSASYSRIAVLMQGEREGTKTAFWEVVPSKSIRNNLAGCKVVEYPTFYVILRDHMQAYLDYEADGHDDLFGEDEAKEEEEEEKKEEGLFFFEASGKFDEAD, translated from the exons ATGATGACAGACATTCAGGAGAAAGACAACATCTCCTCGAGGCTGGGAATGTGCTCCGTATGTGCCCACACAGCAGCGAAATACACGTGTCCGAGGTGTGGTGTGAAGACGTGTTCTCTGCCGTGCGTGAAGAGTCATAAAAAGGATGCTGGAGGATGCTCTGGGGTCCGGGATAAGACTGTCATGGTGCATAAGGAAGATATGGATAACTTGACATTGCTCAGCGATTACAG atTTCTGGAAGAGATCGACCACAAACTAGAAGACAACCAGAGACACCCACTGCGAAGATACATTGTGCCCAGACAAATAAAGGGCAAGCCTGAGCTGCCCTTCTTCCTCAACAATCTCAGAAACGAAGCGGCAAAAAGAGGAACCACTTTAAGGTTTTTGCCGAACCACTTCTCAAAACATAAAGAGAACTCCACACGCTTTATAGCAAAGGAGGGAATCATTAG ATGGCACATCAAATGGGTATTCCACCAAGCAGACATCACATTCACCAACACGCAAGTCGATGAGAACATACCCATAATAACCCTCCTGGCCCACTACATGGAGCCGAGCGACGCCCTCACCCCACAAGAGACCGAGAAGCTGGCTTACTACCACTCGGCCTCCTACAGCAGAATTGCCGTCTtgatgcagggagagagagagggcacaaaGACAGCCTTTTGGGAGGTGGTGCCGTCAAAGAGCATCCGTAACAACCTGGCTGGCTGTAAGGTTGTCGAATACCCAACATTCTATGTGATCCTACGCGACCACATGCAGGCTTACCTGGACTACGAGGCGGATGGGCACGACGATCTATTTGGAGAAgacgaggccaaggaggaggaggaggaggagaaaaaggaggagggactgTTCTTCTTTGAGGCCAGCGGCAAATTCGATGAGGCTGATTGA